Part of the bacterium genome, TATCGACGCCTTCTGCTCCAGACTCAACCGGAGCACTTCCGACAACTTCCTCATGGATAACATCTCCCTTGCCATCTTCGCCTCCTTTTGGAGGCATATCATGGCCTTTGTTATCCAGCGTCGCTATACCCCCTTTTCAGAGGTGTCCGGAAGCTCCGGAACAGGTGTCCGGCCACTCCGGAATCAGTGTCCGACCAAAATCGGAACAGGTGTCCGGCTCAAATCGGAATAGGTGTCCGGCCGCTGCCGGAATACGCAGCCACCACCTAATTCTCTAATTTTCCGCGATCTGAAGCGCGTCAGTTGACAAAAACCAGGAAAACGAACATCGAACAGGGCTAACGCTTTTTGTTCAATGTTATCCCCCTGACAAACGAAGTGAACTACTTGACGGAAGTACCTATTATGGTACAGTAAACATGAATGAGTATCGGTGACATAAGACTCAATGTTGTGTTCTTTCGGACGGAGTCGGGAACAGAGCCTGTACGAAAGTGGCTGAAGTCTCTGGCTGCGTCTCATAAAAAGGCTATTGGCGAGGATATCAAAACCGTGCAGTTCGGCTGGCCGCTCGGGATGCCATTGGTGGAGAAGATCGAGCCATATCTGTGGGAAGTCCGCAGTAAGGTTCCAGATGGGATTACCCGAGTTCTGTTCACCGTTGACGGACAGATGATGATCCTCCTGCATGGATTCATCAAAAAAACGAGAAAGATCCCGCAGACGGAGATCAATACGGCCAGATCCCGACTTAAGCAGTATCAGGAGGCACTATCATGAAAAAAAATGAGCATATTGGCAGTGATTTCGACGAGTTCCTCATGGAGGAAGGTCTGCTTGCCGAAGCCGAGGCGACCGCCGTGAAACGTGTTATCGCTTACCAGATTGCGAAAGAAATGGCTGAACGCAATCTCTCCAAGAGTTCTCTGGCGACTATGATGAAAACCAGCCGATCCTCTCTCCACCGCC contains:
- a CDS encoding type II toxin-antitoxin system RelE/ParE family toxin, with the protein product MSIGDIRLNVVFFRTESGTEPVRKWLKSLAASHKKAIGEDIKTVQFGWPLGMPLVEKIEPYLWEVRSKVPDGITRVLFTVDGQMMILLHGFIKKTRKIPQTEINTARSRLKQYQEALS
- a CDS encoding helix-turn-helix transcriptional regulator; protein product: MKKNEHIGSDFDEFLMEEGLLAEAEATAVKRVIAYQIAKEMAERNLSKSSLATMMKTSRSSLHRLLDPENASVTLLTLESVALALGKKLKVQLA